The following nucleotide sequence is from Metamycoplasma phocicerebrale.
TAAAATTCGTTTATTTCTTTAAAAGAATTATTTATTTTAAGAACAAAATTAATTATGTTAGTTATATTAGAACTTTCTATTGAAGCTCATTTATTTGTTTTATTAAAAATTTTTTTTATTTTCGATTTCTCTTTTTTTGCTTTTTTAAAAATTGATCTTAAAAATAAATATTTATCAAAACTTAAAAGTGATTTTCCTTGTTTTTTATATTCATTTTCAAATTCCATAATATTATTTTCAAATACTTGAGTCATATCTTCAATTTCAATTATTACAGAGGCTATTTTTTCTTCAAAATGTTTATATTTTCTTTCTTTCTTTGCCAACTCAAAAAACTGATTATTAAATTTTTCTAGTTTATTAGACATTTTATTTATTTGCTCTTTTTTATTGTAAAGATTTTTTAGCATTATTATTGGAGCTCATTTTTTAAAATAAAAAAAAGTTAATAATAATATAAAAAAGGCTAAAATAAAGCACCCAATTGTAATTAAAATAATTGTTTTTCAATTTAACATAATTTTAAATTATAATTTATTAGTTCAAATTAATGTTATTAAAATAAATAAATATTATTTATAGATAACTAAAAAAGCATATATAATATTAAAAATATGAAAAAACAAAAAAAAGTAACATTAGCTTGTCAAGAATGTTTTAGAAAAAACTACTCAGTTAATAAAAGCAA
It contains:
- the rpmG gene encoding 50S ribosomal protein L33 yields the protein MKKQKKVTLACQECFRKNYSVNKSNEIRLEIKKFCKFCNAQTLHKEEK